Proteins encoded in a region of the Myxococcales bacterium genome:
- the hscA gene encoding Fe-S protein assembly chaperone HscA yields the protein MLLEIFDPKAPARAVGIDLGTTNSLVAYVRDGAPTTIEDCHGSMLTPSVVHYDARGHAVVGKAAQALAAESPRETIVSVKRFMGRGGDDPETRRLGPYRFLPPERGGPNVVRFDVRGRAVTPVEVSAEILRALRELAEDELRTVGPCVITVPAYFDDAQRQATKDAARLAGLEVLRLLNEPTAAALAYGLEQRTNGLFVVYDLGGGTFDVTVLLLEDGVFQVKATGGDSALGGDDMDRLVAEELLAQMGVQAGSPERTPALVRATLDLARQVKHALTDAATVTVERPRGEGSLTLAREVLERLVAPLLARTGASCRRALKDAGVAASDLDGVILVGGTTRVPAVRAYVEELFGKVPLAGIDPEGVVAMGAAVQAELLTNASRDGEVLLLDVVPLSLGIEVGGGVVDKILPRNTTIPTGARATYTTQEDNQTGFALHVVQGERELVADCRSLARFTLKGIPPMPAGIARLDITFKVDADGLLTVHARETTTGIEQRVTVKPTYGLDDETVERMLIDALDHGEDDLRRRRVLEGRVEAERVLRATEQALVVDAALLVPGEAETIRRAIAALKEAAAGDDPGRTRTRLDDLDHATKELAGRRMDQAVARALAGQRLDAVEDGVKHAKGVENAHTERPLD from the coding sequence ATGCTCCTTGAAATCTTCGATCCCAAGGCCCCGGCGCGCGCCGTCGGCATCGATCTCGGCACCACCAACTCGCTCGTCGCCTACGTGCGTGACGGTGCGCCCACCACCATCGAGGACTGCCACGGCTCCATGCTCACGCCGAGCGTCGTCCACTACGATGCGCGCGGCCACGCGGTGGTCGGGAAGGCCGCGCAGGCCCTCGCGGCGGAGAGCCCTCGCGAGACCATCGTCAGCGTGAAGCGCTTCATGGGCCGCGGCGGCGACGACCCGGAGACACGTCGCCTCGGGCCCTACCGCTTCCTCCCGCCGGAGCGCGGCGGACCCAACGTGGTGCGCTTCGACGTGCGGGGCCGCGCGGTCACCCCTGTAGAGGTCTCGGCCGAGATCCTGCGCGCGCTCCGCGAGCTCGCGGAGGACGAGCTTCGCACCGTCGGTCCCTGCGTGATCACCGTTCCCGCCTACTTCGACGACGCCCAGCGCCAGGCCACCAAAGACGCCGCGCGGCTCGCCGGCCTCGAGGTGCTCCGGCTCCTGAACGAGCCCACCGCCGCGGCGCTCGCCTATGGGCTCGAGCAGCGAACAAACGGCCTCTTCGTGGTCTACGACCTCGGCGGCGGCACCTTCGACGTCACCGTTCTGCTCCTCGAGGACGGCGTGTTCCAGGTCAAGGCGACCGGCGGCGACAGCGCCCTCGGCGGCGACGACATGGACCGCCTGGTGGCCGAGGAGCTGCTCGCCCAGATGGGGGTCCAAGCGGGCTCTCCCGAGCGCACCCCCGCGCTCGTCCGCGCGACGCTCGACCTCGCGCGGCAGGTCAAGCACGCCCTCACCGACGCGGCCACGGTCACCGTGGAGAGGCCGCGTGGAGAGGGGTCGCTCACCCTCGCACGCGAGGTGCTGGAGCGGCTCGTCGCGCCGCTTCTCGCGCGCACGGGGGCGTCGTGCAGGCGCGCCCTGAAGGACGCCGGCGTCGCGGCGAGCGATCTCGACGGGGTCATCCTCGTCGGCGGCACCACGCGCGTCCCCGCGGTGCGCGCGTACGTCGAGGAGCTCTTCGGCAAGGTTCCGCTCGCGGGCATCGATCCCGAGGGGGTCGTGGCGATGGGCGCCGCCGTCCAGGCCGAGCTGCTCACCAACGCCTCGCGCGACGGCGAGGTGCTCCTGCTCGACGTCGTGCCGCTCTCGCTCGGCATCGAGGTGGGCGGAGGTGTGGTCGACAAGATCCTCCCTCGAAACACCACGATCCCCACGGGTGCGCGCGCGACCTACACCACCCAGGAAGACAACCAGACCGGCTTCGCGCTCCACGTCGTTCAGGGTGAGCGCGAGCTCGTCGCCGACTGCCGCAGCCTCGCCCGCTTCACGCTGAAGGGCATCCCGCCCATGCCCGCCGGCATCGCGCGGCTCGACATCACCTTCAAGGTCGACGCCGACGGCCTGCTGACCGTGCACGCCCGCGAGACCACGACGGGGATCGAGCAGCGCGTCACGGTCAAGCCCACCTACGGTCTGGACGACGAGACCGTCGAGCGCATGCTGATCGACGCCCTCGACCACGGCGAAGACGATCTGCGCCGGCGGCGCGTGCTCGAGGGGCGGGTCGAGGCCGAGCGCGTGCTCCGCGCCACCGAGCAGGCCCTGGTGGTCGACGCGGCGCTCCTCGTCCCAGGCGAGGCCGAGACCATCCGCCGAGCCATCGCCGCGCTGAAGGAAGCCGCCGCGGGCGACGACCCCGGACGCACGCGCACGCGGCTCGACGATCTGGATCACGCGACCAAGGAGCTCGCGGGGAGGCGCATGGACCAGGCCGTGGCGCGCGCCCTCGCGGGGCAGCGCCTCGACGCCGTGGAAGACGGCGTGAAGCACGCGAAGGGCGTCGAGAACGCCCACACCGAGCGACCGCTCGACTAG
- a CDS encoding IscS subfamily cysteine desulfurase: MTFPIFMDYHSTTPVDRRVLDAMLPYFTEKFGNAASRNHAFGWVAEEAVDQARERVAALIGAQSEKEIVLTSGATESNNLALKGVAEFYKDKGNHIITTVIEHKAVLDTCRHLEGEGFEVTYLPVQRDGRVSLEALERAITDRTILVSVMLANNEIGTVQPLAEIGKLTRSRGVLLHTDAVQGVGKVPFDVQAMNVDLASITAHKMYGPKGIGALYVRRQRPRVRVAAQMDGGGHERGMRSGTLNVPGIVGLGRAAEIMKEEGAAESARIGALRDRLQARLMKELDEVYLNGSAEHRLPGNLNLSFAFVEGEAMMMAIKDVAVSSGSACTSASLEPSYVLRALGVGDELAHSSIRFGLGRHTTEEEVDYVAELVIKKVRHLRDMSPLYEMHKDGVDLSKVEWAHH, encoded by the coding sequence CTGACCTTCCCCATTTTCATGGACTACCACTCGACGACGCCGGTGGACCGGCGCGTCCTCGACGCCATGCTGCCGTACTTCACAGAGAAGTTCGGCAACGCCGCGAGCCGTAACCACGCGTTCGGCTGGGTAGCGGAGGAGGCGGTCGACCAGGCCCGCGAGCGCGTCGCCGCGCTCATCGGCGCGCAGAGCGAGAAGGAGATCGTGCTCACGTCCGGCGCCACCGAGAGCAACAACCTCGCGCTGAAGGGCGTGGCTGAGTTCTACAAAGACAAGGGCAACCACATCATCACCACGGTGATCGAGCACAAGGCCGTGCTCGACACCTGCCGCCACCTCGAGGGCGAGGGATTCGAGGTGACCTACCTCCCCGTGCAGCGCGATGGCCGAGTGTCGCTCGAGGCGCTCGAGCGCGCGATCACCGACAGGACCATCCTCGTGTCGGTGATGCTCGCCAACAACGAGATCGGCACGGTGCAGCCCCTCGCCGAGATCGGAAAGCTCACTCGCTCTCGCGGCGTGCTGCTCCACACCGACGCGGTGCAGGGCGTCGGCAAGGTGCCCTTCGACGTGCAGGCCATGAACGTCGACCTGGCGTCCATCACGGCGCACAAGATGTACGGCCCGAAGGGGATCGGGGCGCTCTACGTGCGACGTCAGCGGCCGCGCGTGCGCGTCGCCGCCCAGATGGACGGCGGCGGCCACGAGCGCGGCATGCGCTCCGGCACGCTCAACGTCCCGGGCATCGTGGGCCTCGGCCGGGCGGCCGAGATCATGAAGGAAGAGGGCGCGGCCGAGAGCGCGCGCATCGGCGCCCTGCGCGACCGCCTCCAGGCGCGCCTCATGAAGGAGCTCGACGAGGTCTACCTGAACGGCTCGGCCGAGCACCGCCTGCCCGGCAACCTGAACCTCTCGTTTGCGTTCGTCGAGGGCGAGGCCATGATGATGGCCATCAAGGACGTCGCGGTCAGCTCCGGCTCCGCGTGCACCTCCGCGAGCCTCGAGCCGAGCTACGTGCTCCGCGCGCTAGGCGTGGGCGACGAGCTCGCGCACTCGAGCATTCGCTTCGGCCTCGGCCGCCACACCACCGAGGAAGAGGTCGACTACGTAGCCGAGCTCGTCATCAAGAAGGTGCGGCACCTCCGCGACATGTCGCCGCTCTACGAGATGCACAAAGACGGCGTCGACCTCTCCAAGGTGGAGTGGGCCCACCACTGA
- the hscB gene encoding Fe-S protein assembly co-chaperone HscB: MGVSSRSVSPSREESPFALLGLEPAFDLDVTALERTHRELSRALHPDRYVGAPPGERRQALDRAVLVNQAFRVVRDPLSRAEALFALRGVPLGDGHEPKPSQAFLMDVLEWREELGDAKAGRDAARVAALGAVAREGTARVLRALASAFEADADLHSGVALLGELRFFRRFADEVSAAEDDLLDAP, translated from the coding sequence ATGGGCGTGTCCTCCCGCTCTGTCTCCCCCTCACGAGAGGAGAGCCCGTTCGCGCTCCTCGGCCTCGAGCCCGCCTTCGACCTGGACGTCACAGCGCTCGAGCGCACTCACCGAGAGCTCTCGCGAGCCCTCCACCCGGACCGCTACGTCGGCGCCCCCCCGGGCGAACGGCGCCAGGCCCTCGATCGCGCGGTGCTCGTGAACCAGGCGTTCCGCGTGGTGCGCGACCCGCTGAGCCGCGCCGAGGCGCTCTTCGCGCTGCGCGGCGTGCCGCTCGGCGACGGCCACGAGCCGAAGCCGAGCCAAGCGTTCCTGATGGACGTGCTCGAGTGGCGCGAGGAGCTCGGTGACGCCAAGGCTGGGCGCGACGCCGCGCGCGTGGCCGCGCTGGGCGCCGTCGCGCGAGAGGGCACCGCGCGCGTGCTCCGAGCGCTCGCGAGCGCCTTCGAGGCCGACGCGGACCTCCACTCAGGGGTCGCGCTGCTCGGCGAGCTCCGCTTTTTTCGACGCTTCGCCGACGAAGTCTCCGCCGCAGAGGACGACCTGCTCGATGCTCCTTGA
- a CDS encoding iron-sulfur cluster assembly accessory protein codes for MHSSPEATSSPASPKAATAATAAPQDAKTSEPAPTSGAAAASISVSPRAVEAIKKQLHKRGVPDTALRVGIRGGGCSGFSYVIEFHDGPPRARDRVYDYVAADGTPVRVVVDPKSLVYLNGSVLEWESKLLQQGFKFINPQEKASCGCGHSFQV; via the coding sequence ATGCACAGCTCTCCAGAGGCCACCTCCTCCCCCGCGTCGCCCAAGGCGGCGACGGCAGCCACTGCAGCGCCGCAGGACGCGAAGACGTCCGAGCCCGCCCCGACCTCGGGCGCGGCGGCGGCCTCCATCTCGGTGAGCCCACGCGCGGTCGAGGCCATCAAGAAGCAGCTCCATAAGCGCGGCGTGCCCGACACCGCCCTCCGCGTCGGCATCCGCGGGGGCGGCTGCTCGGGCTTCTCGTACGTCATCGAGTTCCACGACGGCCCTCCGCGCGCCCGCGACCGCGTCTACGACTACGTGGCCGCAGACGGCACGCCGGTCCGCGTAGTGGTCGACCCGAAGAGCCTCGTCTACTTGAACGGCTCGGTGCTCGAGTGGGAGAGCAAGCTCCTCCAGCAGGGGTTCAAGTTCATCAACCCACAAGAAAAGGCGAGCTGCGGCTGCGGCCACAGCTTCCAGGTGTGA
- the iscU gene encoding Fe-S cluster assembly scaffold IscU, with product MAYSEKVIEHTENPKNVGTLDKSDPSVGTGLVGAPACGDVMRLQIKVGDGGVIEDAKFKTFGCGSAIASSSLATEWLRGKTIEQAETIKNSDIVQELDLPPVKIHCSVLAEDAIKSAIADYRQKQAARASSKG from the coding sequence ATGGCCTACAGCGAAAAAGTCATCGAACATACCGAGAACCCGAAGAACGTGGGCACGCTCGACAAGAGCGATCCGAGCGTGGGCACCGGCCTCGTCGGGGCGCCCGCCTGCGGCGACGTGATGCGCCTGCAGATCAAGGTGGGCGACGGCGGCGTCATCGAAGACGCGAAGTTCAAGACGTTCGGCTGCGGCTCGGCGATCGCGTCGTCGTCGCTCGCCACCGAGTGGCTCCGCGGCAAGACCATCGAGCAGGCGGAGACCATCAAGAACTCTGACATCGTCCAGGAGCTCGACCTGCCCCCCGTCAAGATACATTGCTCCGTGCTCGCGGAGGACGCCATCAAGAGCGCGATCGCCGACTACCGTCAGAAGCAGGCCGCGCGAGCGTCGAGCAAGGGCTGA